The DNA segment CTCTCCAGAGTTGCGCTGTATTTGTAGTGTTTCTGTGGGTATGAGTAATTCCTAAAAGATGTTGTTCAATTTTTTCTGAAACAGGACTCATAAAAGGCGCACTTAACGCCATAATGATGTGTTTGTAGAGAATAAGGCCAATGGCGACAATAACGAAAGCTCCCAATACATCGCTAATGGTTCTGAACGTTCCTGCACCCCATTCCCAAAACCAAATTTTTGAAATAAACGCGCCAATATTATCGCTTAATCCCCATGCTAAAAAGCCAATGGCTGTAGCCGTTAACAAACTTATTAAAATAGGTATACCAAAATATTTCCATAGCTTCAGTTTTGAAATTAGTTGAAAAGTTTTAAAATAAGCTTGTATGCCGCTTAAGATATTTTTAAGCATGGTTTGTTCTATAAAGGTTTTTTAATAAAAACTAATTCTTTTTTTAAAATTTCAATTTCGCTTGTTTTTACCACTTTTTGAGCATTTTCTGCCTTTTTTTGAAGAAAACTGATCATTTCTTCTTCTGAAACATCTAAAACTTCCTCAAAAAATTGGCGACCCATCTGATTATTGTGTAAATCCATCGCGGTTTCTAAGGGGCTGTTTGGCGCTAATTTTTCGTGTAAATCAGTCACTTTTTCTGCCCATTCGATGCTTTTGTCAACATTCTGAAATTTACTAAACGCCGCTTTTGCAATCAACACATTCCACATCGCATGCCGAAATGCATTGGAAGGGCCATTTTTATGGTGTGCCTTTCCATACAAATCACCACTAATTCTCATGGTTTTTTTAGTCGCTTTCAACGTTGGAAAGACTAAAAAAGGTTGTTTAATAAACACCACCGATAAATGCCACAACTGTTTTATGCTAAGCTGACGGATGCGTTTTAGAACATTCATGAATCGGCTTTATACTCTTTAACCGCTTCAATAAAAGCCCCAGCGTTTTCAATTGGAATATTAGGTAAAATACCGTGGCCTAAGTTTACAATGTATTTATCTTTTCCGAAGTCATTTATCATTTGCGTGACCATCTTTTTAATTTCAGATGGTGGACTAAACAATCGCGTAGGATCAAAGTTCCCTTGTAACGTAATATTTCCTCCGGTCAATTTTCTAGCTGTTTGTGGGTCACACGTCCAATCAACGCCTAAAGCAGATGCGCCACTCGCCGCCATCGTATCCAAAGCAAACCAACAGCCTTTTCCGAAGGCAATAACAGGTGCTTCGTCCTTTAAAGCATCGATAATCTGCTGGATATACTTCCAACTAAATTCTTGATAATCGGTAGGCGATAACATACCGCCCCAGCTATCAAAAATCTGCACTGCATCGACTCCTGCTTTTACTTTTTCCTTTAAATAAGCGATGGTCGTATCGGTTATTCTTTGCAGTAAAGTGTGAGCCGCAACGGGTTGCGTGAAACAAAATTCTTTTGCTTTATCAAAGTTTTTCGATCCTTGACCTTGCACACAATAACATAAAAGGGTCCAAGGACTTCCGGCAAAACCGATTAATGGAATTTCGTTATCCAACTTTTCCTTGGTCATTTTAATGGCGTCCATCACGTACCCTAACGTGTCATGAATATCGGGAACAATGACGTTGTCTAAATCTTTTTCGCTACGAATCGGGTTTGGAAGCCACGGCCCAACGCCGGGTTTCATCTCTACCTCAATATTCATCGCTTGCGGAATGACCAAAATATCGCAAAACAAAATAGCGGCATCCATTCCGTATCTACGGATGGGTTGTACGGTAATTTCACTGGCAAGCTCTGGGGTTTGACAGCGTGTAAAAAAATCATACTTGGCTTTTATCTCCATAAATTCAGGAAGGTAGCGTCCTGCTTGACGCATCATCCAAACGGGTGGTCGTTCTACTGTTTCGCCTTTTAAAGCACGAAGAAATAAATCGTTTTTAATCATAATTTTTTAATGTTTTAACTGCTTTGGCAATGACGCTTTCAACCGAAGTTGAATTAGAAATCACCACATTTTCGGTATGTTTTTTTGCTTCTGCCGCTGTGGTTGTACCAATACAGAAAGCAATTGAGTTTTTTAGTTTATTTTCTGAAACAAAACTTTGCACCGCACTTGGACTGAAAAACAAAATACCATCAAATTGACGGTCGAATTTCGTTGGGTTTAAGTTTGTTTTGTAGGTTTCTATTTCAGAAAATACAATGTTTGCTTCTTTTAGTGCATCAGGAATGGTATCTAATCGTTTATTTCCGCAGAAAAAGTGAAACGTGTCTTTTTTATGGTTTTTAGTCAAATAATCAGCCAATTCTGAACCATAATGCGTCATTTTCATCACCTTTTGACCATTTTCTTCCAAAAGCGCTTTTGTTTTTTCACCCACACAAAAGCAATTTTTAATTTCAGGAGTTGTCTTTTTATTTAAAAAAACAGCTTTTACAGCATTTTTACTCGTGAAAATTGAATTTTCAATACGTTTTGGAGTTTCAAAGGCCACAAATTCAATAGAAATGGCATTGTATTCTACAAAGGTTAAACCTGAGTTTAGAAGCAGCTCTTTTTGATTAAGAGTTAGTTTTTTAGTGGAGAGAAGTGATTTCATGCAGCATCTATTTTTCCATTTCAGACTTAATCACTTTCATCAATTCCTTTCCGCCAGTATTTAAAATTTCT comes from the Marixanthomonas ophiurae genome and includes:
- a CDS encoding uroporphyrinogen-III synthase, whose product is MKSLLSTKKLTLNQKELLLNSGLTFVEYNAISIEFVAFETPKRIENSIFTSKNAVKAVFLNKKTTPEIKNCFCVGEKTKALLEENGQKVMKMTHYGSELADYLTKNHKKDTFHFFCGNKRLDTIPDALKEANIVFSEIETYKTNLNPTKFDRQFDGILFFSPSAVQSFVSENKLKNSIAFCIGTTTAAEAKKHTENVVISNSTSVESVIAKAVKTLKNYD
- the hemE gene encoding uroporphyrinogen decarboxylase, which produces MIKNDLFLRALKGETVERPPVWMMRQAGRYLPEFMEIKAKYDFFTRCQTPELASEITVQPIRRYGMDAAILFCDILVIPQAMNIEVEMKPGVGPWLPNPIRSEKDLDNVIVPDIHDTLGYVMDAIKMTKEKLDNEIPLIGFAGSPWTLLCYCVQGQGSKNFDKAKEFCFTQPVAAHTLLQRITDTTIAYLKEKVKAGVDAVQIFDSWGGMLSPTDYQEFSWKYIQQIIDALKDEAPVIAFGKGCWFALDTMAASGASALGVDWTCDPQTARKLTGGNITLQGNFDPTRLFSPPSEIKKMVTQMINDFGKDKYIVNLGHGILPNIPIENAGAFIEAVKEYKADS
- a CDS encoding EI24 domain-containing protein; the encoded protein is MLKNILSGIQAYFKTFQLISKLKLWKYFGIPILISLLTATAIGFLAWGLSDNIGAFISKIWFWEWGAGTFRTISDVLGAFVIVAIGLILYKHIIMALSAPFMSPVSEKIEQHLLGITHTHRNTTNTAQLWRGIRINVRNLLLELLFTIPILLLSLIPIVNIFTSVLLFLVQSYYAGFGNMDYTLERHFTYRESISFVKRNKGTALGNGIIFMAMLLIPVIGIILVLPLSVTAASSETVKLIKENEEIQNTETLQNK
- a CDS encoding DUF6973 domain-containing protein, whose product is MNVLKRIRQLSIKQLWHLSVVFIKQPFLVFPTLKATKKTMRISGDLYGKAHHKNGPSNAFRHAMWNVLIAKAAFSKFQNVDKSIEWAEKVTDLHEKLAPNSPLETAMDLHNNQMGRQFFEEVLDVSEEEMISFLQKKAENAQKVVKTSEIEILKKELVFIKKPL